One window of Phocoena phocoena chromosome 13, mPhoPho1.1, whole genome shotgun sequence genomic DNA carries:
- the RPH3A gene encoding rabphilin-3A isoform X3, whose translation MTDTVFSNSSSRWMCPSDRPQQSNDKEQRLVDRLENMRKNVAGDGVNCCILCGEQLGMLGSACVVCEDCKKNVCTKCGVETFNSRPHPVWLCKICIEQREVWKRSGAWFFKGFPKQVLPQPMPIKKTKTQQPASEPAAPEQPTSEPKHPARAPTRGDSVDRRGPGQKTGPDLASAPGQGSYGPPVRRASEARMSSSSRDSESWDQSHGGAAGDPSRGSAGLRRANSVQASRPTPALIQSPAPPQPGQPGPPGGSRPSPGPAGRFSDQRPEVALSDPACTGTTAPPREERAGGVGGYSAVGAREDRAGHPLGPYSQASAAAPQPAVVPARQPPRPAEEEEEEEEEANSYDSDEATTLGALEFSLLYDQDNSSLHCTIIKAKGLKPMDSNGLADPYVKLHLLPGASKSNKLRTKTLRNTRNPIWNETLVYHGITDEDMQRKTLRISVCDEDKFGHNEFIGETRFSLKKLKPNQRKNFNICLERVIPMKRAGTTGSARGMALYEEEQVERIGDTEERGKILVSLMYSTQQGGLIVGIIRCVHLAAMDANGYSDPFVKLWLKPDMGKKAKHKTQIKKKTLNPEFNEEFFYDIKHSDLAKKSLDISVWDYDIGKSNDYIGGCQLGISAKGERLKHWYECLKNKDKKIERWHQLQNENHVSSD comes from the exons GTAGTGTGTGAGGACTGTAAGAAG AATGTCTGCACCAAGTGTGGGGTGGAGACCTTCAACAGCCGCCCACACCCTGTGTGGCTCTGCAAAATCTGCATCGAGCAGAGAGAG gtgTGGAAGCGCTCTGGAGCATGGTTCTTCAAGGGCTTCCCCAAACAGGTCCTCCCACAGCCTATGCCCATAAAGAAGACCAAGACCCAGCAGCCAGCCAGTGAGCCCGCTGCCCCTGAGCAGCCCACCTCTGAGCCTAAACACCCTGCCCGGGCTCCAACTCGAG gtgACTCTGTTGACAGGAGGGGCCCAGGTCAGAAGACAG GCCCTGACCTGGCCTCTGCTCCTGGGCAAGGAAGCTATGGGCCTCCTGTGCGCAGGGCCTCCGAGGCACGAATGAGCTCATCTAGCCGGGACTCAGAGAGCTGGGACCAGAGCCACGGTGGAGCTGCTGGTGACCCCAGCCGGGGCTCAGCAG GTTTGAGACGGGCCAACTCAGTCCAGGCCTCTAGACCTACCCCGGCCTTGATACAGAGTCCAGCGCCCCCCCAGCCTGGGCAGCCAG GACCCCCAGGAGGCAGCAGACCCAGTCCTGGGCCAGCAGGACGTTTTTCAGATCAGAGACCAG AGGTGGCTCTGAGTGACCCCGCCTGTACAGGGACCACCGCCCCACCGCGAGAGGAGAGAGCAGGGGGAGTTGGGGGCTATTCGGCAGTTGGAGCCAGGGAGGACCGAGCGGGCCACCCACTGGGTCCCTATTCCCAAGCGTCTGCTGCTGCTCCCCAGCCGGCCGTGGTCCCAGCCCGCCAGCCCCCACGCCcagcggaggaggaggaggaggaggaggaggaagccaaCAGCTATGATTCAGATGAAGCAA CCACCCTGGGTGCCCTGGAGTTCAGCCTTCTCTACGACCAGGACAACAGCTCCCTGCACTGCACCATCATAAAGGCCAAG GGGCTGAAGCCCATGGATTCCAATGGCTTGGCCGATCCCTACGTTAAGCTGCACCTCCTGCCGGGAGCCAGCAAG TCCAACAAGCTTCGTACAAAAACCCTGCGGAACACCCGAAATCCCATCTGGAATGAGACTCTGGTCTATCATGGCATCACGGATGAAGACATGCAGAGGAAGACCCTCAG GATCTCTGTCTGTGATGAGGACAAATTTGGCCATAACGAGTTTATCGGTGAGACCAGATTCTCGCTCAAAAAATTGAAGCCCAACCAGAGGAAGAACTTCAATATCTGTCTGGAGCGGGTGATCCCG ATGAAGCGTGCTGGAACCACCGGGTCAGCCCGAGGCATGGCCCTTTATGAGGAGGAG CAGGTGGAGCGTATTGGTGACACAGAGGAACGCGGCAAGATCCTGGTGTCCCTCATGTACAGCACACAGCAGGGAGGCCTCATCGTGGGCATCATACGCTGCGTGCACCTGGCGGCCATGGACGCCAATGGCTACTCAGATCCATTCGTCAAGCT CTGGCTGAAACCAGATATGGGAAAGAAAGCCAAACATAAGactcaaattaagaagaaaacGTTGAATCCTGAATTTAATGAG GAATTTTTCTACGACATCAAGCATAGTGACCTGGCGAAGAAGTCACTGGACATCTCAGTCTGGGACTATGACATTGGCAAGTCCAATGATTACATCG GAGGCTGCCAGCTGGGGATCTCAGCCAAGGGAGAGCGCTTAAAACACTGGTACGAGTGTCTGAAAAACAAGGACAAGAAGATAGAACGCTGGCACCAGCTACAGAATGAGAACCACGTGTCAAGCGATTAG
- the LOC136132424 gene encoding LOW QUALITY PROTEIN: 2'-5'-oligoadenylate synthase 1-like (The sequence of the model RefSeq protein was modified relative to this genomic sequence to represent the inferred CDS: substituted 1 base at 1 genomic stop codon), translated as MKKLRKTRANQLDKFIEDRLLPDKDFRAQVNEAIHIICSFLKERCFRGASHPVRVSQVVKGGSSGKGTTLKGLSDADLVVFVASLTSFQEQLQHRRGFIKEIRRQLDACQREETFEVEFEVQKRXRKKPCALSFVLRSPRLLQGVKFDVLPAFDALCQLIKGYSPDPEVYVQLIQECEFLGREGEFSPCFTELQRAFLRDRPTKLKSLIRLVKHWYRMCKMRRGKKLPPQYALELLTVYAWEQGSMETGFSTAQGFQTVLELVLKHQHLCIYWEKYYDFENPIIGQYLRRQLAKPRPVILDPADPTGNVAGKDPYSWQLLAQEVRVWLGYSCCKNWDGSPVSTWKVPV; from the exons ATGAAGAAGCTTAGAAAGACCCGAGCCAACCAACTGGACAAGTTCATCGAAGACCGCCTCCTGCCAGACAAGGATTTCCGCGCGCAGGTCAATGAAGCCATCCACATCATCTGCAGTTTCCTGAAGGAGAGGTGTTTCCGAGGGGCCTCCCACCCTGTTCGGGTGTCCCAAGTTGTGAAG GGTGGCTCCTCAGGCAAAGGCACGACCCTCAAGGGCCTATCAGATGCTGACCTTGTCGTCTTCGTCGCCAGTCTTACAAGTTTTCAGGAACAGCTTCAGCACCGAAGAGGATTCATCAAGGAAATTAGGAGACAGCTGGACGCCTGTCAAAGAGAGGAAACATTTGAAGTGGAGTTTGAAGTCCAGAAACGGTGAAGGAAGAAGCCCTGTGCTCTCAGCTTTGTGCTCAGGTCCCCTCGGCTCCTCCAGGGGGTAAAGTTCGATGTCCTGCCCGCCTTTGATGCCCTGT GTCAGTTGATCAAAGGCTACAGCCCTGACCCTGAAGTCTACGTCCAGCTTATCCAAGAGTGCGAGTTCCTGGGGAGAGAGGGCGAGTTCTCCCCCTGCTTCACGGAGCTGCAGCGAGCCTTCCTGAGGGACCGTCCAACCAAGCTGAAGAGCCTCATCCGCCTTGTGAAGCACTGGTACCGAATG tGTAAGATGAGACGTGGGAAAAAACTGCCCCCACAATATGCCCTGGAGCTTCTGACAGTCTATGCTTGGGAGCAAGGAAGCATGGAAACAGGATTCAGCACAGCTCAGGGATTTCAGACTGTTTTGGAATTAGTCCTGAAGCACCAGCACCTCTGCATCTACTGGGAAAAGTATTATGACTTTGAAAACCCTATTATTGGACAATACCTGAGAAGGCAACTTGCAAAACCCAG ACCTGTGATTCTGGACCCAGCTGACCCTACTGGAAATGTGGCTGGTAAAGACCCATATAGCTGGCAGCTGCTGGCACAAGAGGTTAGAGTCTGGCTGGGATACTCATGCTGTAAGAATTGGGATGGGTCTCCAGTCAGCACCTGGAAGGTGCCGGTGTGA